Proteins found in one Elephas maximus indicus isolate mEleMax1 chromosome 11, mEleMax1 primary haplotype, whole genome shotgun sequence genomic segment:
- the ZNF296 gene encoding zinc finger protein 296, protein MSRRKAGSAPRRVDPVPTANSDDEMEMPDLVIEAKPELDARPLQAPGLGPFSPKEAPAPRRPGGEPRHSPGPTPAGAVLHALGARSQWALWTRLIPNSLDRQPWTDKHPDLLTCGRCLQTFPLEAITAFMDHKKLDCQLFRGPRPWQGSECEDLKALSCLRCGRQFTQAWKLLYHAQWDHGLSIYQTESEAPETPLLGLAEVAVAVSAVVGSEVEPRGSRVSGRRSPTCSVCKKTLSSFSNLKVHMRSHTGERPYACDQCPYACAQSSKLNRHKKTHRQLQPQSPCAADAGQEQASAAPPEPAAHAAAPASTLQCSDGEGGGAAATAGVQEPGAPRGGAQAGPGDDDWGGATMEQRADPAKSQKPLPKKMQKSTGKSRGPGGSCEFCGKHFTNSSNLTVHRRSHTGERPYTCQLCPYACAQSSKLNRHRRMHGLGPGGTCFQCPHCCIPFGLRATLDKHLRQKHGEGASEHRAAPVPHS, encoded by the exons ATGTCCCGCCGCAAGGCCGGCAGCGCGCCCCGCCGAGTCGACCCCGTGCCCACCGCCAACTCAGACGACGAGATGGAGATGCCGGACCTCGTCATCGAAGCGAAGCCCGAGCTAGACGCGCGGCCCCTACAGGCCCCGGGGCTGGGGCCCTTCTCCCCGAAGGAGGCGCCCGCACCGCGGCGCCCCGGAGGCGAACCCCGCCATTCCCCCGGCCCCACGCCCGCCGGGGCCGTCCTCCACGCCCTCGGCGCGAGGAGCCAGTGGGCCCTGTGGACGCGGCTGATCCCCAACTCTCTCG ACCGCCAGCCATGGACCGACAAACACCCAGATCTGTTGACCTGCGGCCGCTGCCTGCAGACCTTCCCGTTGGAGGCCATCACTGCCTTCATGGaccacaagaagctggactgtcaGCTCTTCAGAGGCCCCAGACCCTGGCAGGGCTCAG AATGCGAGGACCTCAAAGCCTTGAGCTGCCTCCGCTGCGGCAGACAGTTCACACAAGCCTGGAAGCTGCTGTACCACGCCCAGTGGGATCACGGCCTGTCCATCTACCAGACAGAATCCGAAGCCCCCGAGACCCCGCTGCTGGGCCTGGCTGAGGTGGCTGTTGCAGTGTCCGCCGTGGTAGGGTCAGAGGTTGAGCCCAGGGGCTCCCGGGTTAGCGGCCGGCGGAGCCCCACCTGCTCTGTGTGCAAGAAGACCCTCAGCTCCTTCAGCAACCTCAAGGTGCACATGCGCTCGCACACGGGCGAGCGGCCCTATGCCTGTGACCAGTGTCCCTATGCCTGTGCCCAGAGCAGTAAGCTCAACCGCCACAAGAAGACGCATCGACAGCTGCAGCCCCAGAGCCCCTGCGCTGCCGACGCTGGTCAGGAGCAGGCCTCCGCGGCACCCCCAGAACCAGCCGCCCACGCTGCCGCTCCAGCTAGCACTCTCCAGTGCAGCGATGGGGAAGGGGGTGGAGCCGCCGCCACAGCCGGTGTCCAGGAGCCTGGGGCTCCCAGGGGTGGGGCTCAGGCAGGCCCTGGGGATGACGACTGGGGAGGTGCCACCATGGAACAGAGAGCTGACCCTGCCAAGAGCCAGAAGCCTCTGCCCAAGAAGATGCAGAAGTCCACGGGCAAGAGCCGCGGGCCAGGGGGCAGCTGTGAGTTCTGCGGAAAGCACTTCACCAACAGCAGCAACCTGACAGTGCACCGGCGCTCACACACCGGGGAGCGGCCCTACACTTGCCAGCTGTGCCCCTACGCCTGTGCACAGAGCAGCAAGCTCAACCGCCACCGCCGCATGCACGGCCTGGGGCCTGGCGGCACCTGCTTCCAGTGCCCCCACTGCTGCATTCCCTTTGGCCTGCGTGCCACCCTGGACAAGCACTTGCGACAGAAGCATGGGGAGGGGGCATCTGAGCATCGGGCTGCCCCTGTGCCCCACTCCTAA